From Paenibacillus sp. PK3_47, the proteins below share one genomic window:
- a CDS encoding AarF/UbiB family protein produces MAVRIRHAGRYRTIAMALMRHGFGYMVEELGLHHLLSLPRRIMTHEAHENITLGERVRRVLEDLGPTFVKLGQLASTRSDLLPDSIIQELIRLQDSVAPFPAETARSIIEQELDQPLDEIFQHFDNTPIAAASIGQVHQAVLHGGQSVAVKIQRPGVLRTMSRDLEILHDLSALAEKRLDWAKQYGLTRMVEEFSRSLLAELDYGQEGRNAERIAGQLSEQDKVYIPAIFWDCSSARVLTMEYVSGLTLNRREELLARGVKLKTVAQQLVEMMLNQIFIHGFFHADPHPGNVMLLDNGKLALIDFGMVGRLSEDMKDGLSAMVIALMRRNTDSMVRAVLRLGVIPEDADRAALHEDMDRLREAYYDIPFNQVSIGTALNDLFGIARKHRLVIPPDLAMLGKTMLTMEGVVASLDPSFSIVQMAEPFGRRLVKQRFSGSRLQRKLLGGVADLAESLVELPSQARQLSALISRGKLKVEIGVPELKDLEHKFSRVGNRLSFSIVLLAFSIIMAGLIIGSSLRGEPSLIWDFPTVEIGSVVALLMILWLLFSIFKSGRF; encoded by the coding sequence ATGGCGGTCCGCATCAGACATGCCGGACGGTACCGGACGATTGCCATGGCGCTTATGCGCCATGGCTTCGGCTATATGGTGGAGGAACTGGGACTGCATCACCTGCTCTCCCTGCCGCGCCGGATCATGACGCATGAGGCTCACGAGAATATTACGCTGGGAGAGCGGGTCCGCCGGGTGCTGGAGGACCTGGGCCCGACCTTTGTCAAGCTGGGCCAGCTTGCCAGCACCCGTTCCGATCTGCTGCCCGATTCCATTATCCAGGAGCTAATCAGGCTGCAGGACAGTGTGGCCCCGTTCCCGGCGGAGACTGCACGGAGCATTATAGAGCAGGAGCTGGATCAGCCCCTGGATGAAATCTTTCAGCATTTTGACAATACACCGATTGCTGCGGCGTCTATCGGCCAGGTGCACCAGGCGGTGCTCCACGGCGGACAGAGCGTCGCGGTTAAGATACAGCGTCCCGGCGTCCTGCGGACGATGAGCCGGGACTTGGAAATTCTTCACGACCTCAGTGCTCTTGCCGAAAAAAGGCTGGACTGGGCGAAACAGTACGGCCTGACCCGCATGGTGGAGGAATTCTCGCGTTCCCTGCTGGCCGAGCTTGATTACGGCCAGGAAGGCCGCAATGCCGAGCGTATTGCCGGACAGCTGTCTGAACAGGATAAGGTATATATTCCGGCAATATTCTGGGATTGCAGCTCGGCCCGGGTGCTGACCATGGAATATGTCAGCGGCCTTACGCTGAACCGCCGCGAAGAGCTGCTTGCCCGGGGGGTCAAGCTGAAGACCGTGGCCCAGCAGCTTGTAGAGATGATGCTGAACCAGATCTTTATTCACGGCTTCTTTCATGCCGACCCCCATCCCGGCAATGTAATGCTGCTGGATAACGGCAAGCTTGCACTGATTGACTTCGGGATGGTCGGGCGGCTGAGCGAAGATATGAAGGACGGCCTCTCCGCGATGGTGATCGCGCTTATGCGCAGAAACACCGATTCCATGGTGCGGGCGGTTCTGCGCCTGGGGGTAATCCCGGAGGATGCCGACAGGGCAGCGCTCCATGAGGATATGGACCGGCTGCGCGAGGCCTATTATGATATTCCGTTCAATCAGGTCAGTATCGGGACGGCGCTGAATGACCTGTTCGGCATTGCCCGCAAGCACCGGCTGGTGATTCCCCCCGATCTCGCCATGCTGGGCAAGACGATGCTGACGATGGAAGGGGTTGTCGCGAGCCTCGATCCTTCCTTCAGCATTGTGCAGATGGCCGAGCCCTTCGGCAGGCGGCTGGTGAAGCAGCGGTTCAGCGGCAGCCGGCTGCAGCGCAAGCTGCTCGGCGGAGTTGCTGATCTTGCTGAAAGCCTGGTCGAGCTGCCTTCCCAGGCCCGGCAGCTGTCCGCACTGATCAGCAGGGGCAAGCTTAAGGTGGAGATCGGCGTACCGGAGCTTAAGGATCTGGAGCATAAATTCAGCCGGGTCGGCAACCGGCTGTCCTTCAGTATCGTGCTGCTGGCCTTCAGCATCATTATGGCCGGCCTGATTATCGGATCTTCCCTGCGCGGGGAGCCGTCGCTGATCTGGGACTTTCCGACAGTGGAGATCGGCTCGGTCGTTGCGCTGCTGATGATTTTATGGCTGCTCTTTTCCATATTTAAATCGGGCAGGTTTTAG
- a CDS encoding phasin family protein produces the protein MSDLFKKAISLGVGLTIVSKEKVEKVVEELVKKGELAPSESKALIDRLVDRGEEERGAFKAAVQEQVQRVLKDLNVPGHNDIAGLEARIAVLERRVAELEAESAPEVHSLADEEPLTDTRTD, from the coding sequence ATGAGCGATTTGTTCAAAAAAGCAATCTCTTTAGGAGTAGGCCTCACCATTGTCAGCAAGGAAAAGGTAGAAAAGGTTGTCGAAGAGCTCGTCAAAAAGGGTGAGCTGGCCCCCTCGGAATCCAAGGCGCTTATCGACCGGCTGGTCGACCGCGGCGAAGAGGAACGGGGCGCGTTCAAGGCGGCCGTTCAGGAACAGGTCCAGCGTGTGCTTAAAGACCTGAACGTTCCCGGGCATAACGACATAGCCGGACTGGAAGCAAGAATTGCCGTATTGGAGCGCCGTGTGGCCGAGCTGGAGGCGGAATCCGCGCCGGAGGTTCATTCTCTGGCGGATGAAGAGCCCCTGACGGACACGCGCACGGATTAA
- a CDS encoding ThuA domain-containing protein, translated as MDKRKCLLLGDYTHPRFHPLQGVDKQISEILNELLTVQCSENKKLLLSEHLAGYDLCIAYNELWNETVSPQQTAGLLSYVSGGGGLIVLHTGVSLAKRYELAHLIGGRFTGHPPYTPLNFKVLEHDITEGMEDFQLDEEPYRFEFDPFTEKTILLEYEADGERLPAAWCHSYGQGRVVYIMPGHHEPSFRHPAVRELILRAATWAARIHRTG; from the coding sequence ATGGATAAGAGAAAATGCCTGCTGCTGGGTGACTATACCCACCCCCGGTTCCATCCGCTGCAGGGTGTGGACAAGCAAATCAGTGAAATTCTGAATGAGCTGCTGACAGTGCAGTGTTCGGAGAACAAAAAGCTGCTGCTCAGCGAGCATTTGGCCGGATATGACCTATGTATTGCATACAATGAATTGTGGAATGAAACGGTGTCCCCTCAGCAGACCGCCGGTCTGCTGAGTTATGTGAGCGGGGGCGGCGGCCTGATTGTGCTGCATACCGGAGTGTCACTGGCCAAACGTTATGAGCTGGCCCATCTGATCGGCGGACGGTTTACAGGTCATCCGCCATATACACCGCTGAACTTCAAGGTCCTGGAACATGATATTACCGAGGGCATGGAGGACTTTCAGCTGGATGAGGAGCCTTACCGCTTCGAGTTCGATCCGTTTACCGAGAAGACCATTCTGCTTGAGTATGAGGCTGACGGCGAAAGGCTGCCTGCAGCCTGGTGCCACAGCTATGGCCAAGGGCGTGTAGTCTATATCATGCCGGGCCATCACGAGCCTTCCTTCCGTCATCCGGCGGTCCGCGAGCTGATTCTGCGGGCCGCCACCTGGGCGGCAAGAATTCACAGAACAGGCTGA
- a CDS encoding uroporphyrinogen-III synthase has translation MAEQLKGLTVALAGPRKAEEMARLVTNMGGTALHRPAQGTVFLDDGALREALLSWTEHPPDLAILTTGMGLEALFEQAESLGLADRFLAALSGAPVAARGYKTVNALKKRGIVPQVRDDDGSTTGLLRGLAGWDLRGKEVVLQLHGDPAPRLIAWLTEAGAVIREVQPYRHTPPEPGALALLLTEITEGKVDAVAFTSAPQFRFLAQHAREQGRLEELITAFETRVLAVSVGKITTESLKEEGIQRIVMPEHERMGSMFVELGRYVAASR, from the coding sequence ATGGCAGAGCAATTAAAGGGGCTGACCGTTGCCCTTGCCGGTCCGCGCAAGGCGGAAGAGATGGCCAGACTGGTTACGAATATGGGCGGTACGGCGCTTCACCGCCCTGCCCAGGGGACGGTATTTCTGGATGACGGGGCACTGCGTGAGGCGCTTTTATCCTGGACCGAGCATCCGCCGGATCTGGCGATCCTGACGACAGGCATGGGGCTGGAGGCTTTGTTCGAACAGGCGGAAAGCCTGGGGCTTGCCGACCGCTTTCTGGCAGCTCTGTCGGGAGCGCCGGTTGCCGCGCGGGGCTACAAGACCGTTAATGCCCTGAAAAAACGCGGAATTGTGCCGCAGGTACGGGACGATGACGGCAGCACCACCGGGCTGCTCCGCGGGCTTGCGGGCTGGGACCTGCGCGGCAAAGAGGTCGTGCTGCAGCTGCATGGCGATCCTGCTCCCCGGCTGATAGCCTGGCTTACAGAGGCCGGTGCCGTTATCCGTGAGGTTCAGCCCTACCGCCACACCCCGCCGGAGCCTGGGGCGCTTGCGCTGCTGCTCACCGAGATTACGGAAGGCAAAGTGGATGCCGTTGCCTTTACAAGTGCGCCACAGTTCAGGTTTCTGGCCCAGCATGCCAGGGAGCAAGGCAGGCTGGAAGAGCTCATTACAGCTTTTGAAACCAGAGTACTGGCTGTTTCCGTAGGCAAAATCACTACGGAATCACTGAAGGAAGAAGGCATCCAGCGGATTGTAATGCCTGAGCATGAGCGCATGGGCAGCATGTTCGTGGAGCTTGGGCGGTATGTTGCCGCAAGCCGCTGA
- a CDS encoding transcriptional repressor, with amino-acid sequence MRNLNLTSQRQAVYDIVRNAHDHPTAAEVMNRLVEQGHNLAYGTVYNSLRYLADKQMIRELKLGEAASRYDARMDDHQHIICEVCGAVDEVMSQVPQEWTDAVAKDTGYSISHAHVVFGGICPDCQRKAAN; translated from the coding sequence ATGAGAAATCTGAATTTGACCTCCCAGCGTCAAGCCGTTTATGATATCGTCCGCAATGCGCATGATCATCCTACCGCTGCGGAGGTAATGAACCGGCTCGTTGAGCAGGGGCATAACCTGGCTTATGGTACCGTATATAATTCGCTTCGTTATCTTGCAGATAAACAGATGATCCGGGAATTGAAACTGGGTGAAGCGGCCAGCAGATACGATGCCCGGATGGATGACCACCAGCATATCATCTGCGAAGTGTGCGGTGCGGTGGACGAGGTCATGAGCCAAGTTCCCCAGGAGTGGACAGATGCAGTAGCCAAAGACACCGGTTATTCCATTTCTCACGCTCATGTGGTATTCGGAGGCATATGTCCGGACTGCCAGAGAAAAGCAGCGAACTAG
- a CDS encoding Ger(x)C family spore germination protein has translation MRKMLLCISCILLLLLTGCEFKDIDRRIFVVAIGVDPGTQEGFFKVSLKLAVPQGDVTKIDEKMLILTEESTSISEALRRMKSRVEKELDYVHCKSLILGEGLARKDVRHVIDWSVRRRDIQLILNFAVGRPGALEVLKVKPPSERIPSNSLILAMSGQGTESPFITSVFAYQMMRDVYEKGQDPIMPVIEAQGKEEFLINKIALMDKQRIRLELSPDESRLFNLLARTNLRSNFPAIVDGEMYQYYTESSSSSYKIVTPEDGKPFIRYTIKIKAIVEENSTEDVVTPDLMRRISSSGEEWLVREVHELLTKIRDSGLDPLGWGLHYGSRHWNNDTEMQVWSAMYPELDFEVKADVNVKYSGMIK, from the coding sequence ATGAGGAAAATGCTGCTGTGCATCTCATGCATACTGCTGCTCTTATTGACCGGCTGCGAGTTCAAGGATATTGACCGCCGCATCTTTGTCGTTGCAATTGGTGTTGACCCGGGAACACAGGAAGGATTCTTTAAAGTCAGCCTGAAGCTGGCTGTTCCCCAGGGTGACGTCACCAAGATTGATGAAAAAATGCTGATTTTAACCGAGGAGTCGACCAGTATTTCCGAAGCGCTGCGCAGGATGAAATCCAGAGTAGAGAAGGAACTGGACTATGTGCACTGCAAATCACTCATTTTAGGTGAGGGCCTTGCCAGGAAGGATGTCCGGCATGTCATCGACTGGTCGGTCCGGCGCCGGGATATTCAGCTTATTCTTAACTTTGCGGTGGGCCGTCCCGGGGCTCTGGAGGTACTGAAGGTAAAACCCCCTTCGGAACGCATCCCGTCCAACTCGCTGATTCTGGCGATGAGCGGACAGGGGACGGAATCCCCCTTCATTACCAGCGTATTTGCCTACCAGATGATGCGGGATGTGTATGAGAAGGGCCAGGATCCCATAATGCCTGTTATTGAAGCACAGGGGAAGGAAGAGTTCCTGATCAATAAAATCGCTCTGATGGACAAGCAAAGAATCAGGCTTGAATTGTCCCCGGACGAGTCCCGGCTGTTTAATCTGCTGGCACGTACCAATCTGCGGAGCAACTTTCCGGCCATCGTAGACGGCGAGATGTACCAGTATTATACGGAGAGCAGCTCATCAAGCTACAAGATTGTTACACCGGAAGATGGAAAGCCCTTTATCCGCTATACTATTAAAATCAAAGCGATTGTGGAGGAAAACAGTACAGAGGATGTGGTAACCCCCGATTTAATGAGGAGGATTTCATCTTCGGGGGAGGAGTGGCTGGTCAGGGAGGTTCATGAGCTGCTGACCAAAATCCGGGATTCGGGTCTGGATCCCTTGGGCTGGGGCCTGCACTATGGCTCCCGGCACTGGAATAACGATACGGAGATGCAGGTATGGAGCGCAATGTATCCGGAACTTGATTTTGAAGTAAAGGCTGACGTGAATGTGAAATACTCAGGGATGATTAAATAA